A window of the Brassica oleracea var. oleracea cultivar TO1000 chromosome C1, BOL, whole genome shotgun sequence genome harbors these coding sequences:
- the LOC106292248 gene encoding probable WRKY transcription factor 13 isoform X2, giving the protein MGTINQGISLYDEPQNIINPNSNHLGFFLSFPNQTLSSSSSPSSSSPSLASSFLSHHSLNSFLQNNPPSFLTHPQDPINSMANLPETLISISSLSPSKQKDAHDGIVNLDHHRLTGGISSQRPYLNQWAGSCQAEYGYSKKNNHGSEIHVYDIDDDVGNGGRINDDEDHQHNDTLRRDKHNTTPVGVGCTLKMKKLKTRRKVREPRFCFKTLSDVDVLDDGYRWRKYGQKVVKNTQHPRSYYRCTQDKCRVKKRVERLADDPRMVITTYEGRHLHPPSNHLDDDSLSYSHHSPLSNFFWFF; this is encoded by the exons ATGGGTACGATAAACCAAGGAATCAGCTTGTACGATGAACCACAAAACATCATAAACCCTAATAGTAACCATCTGGGTTTTTTTCTCTCTTTCCCTAATCAAACACTATCTTCTTCTTCTTCTCCTTCATCATCATCTCCTTCTCTTGCGTCTTCATTTCTGAGTCATCACTCCTTAAACTCCTTCCTTCAAAATAACCCTCCTTCATTTCTAACTCATCCTCAAGATCCCATCAATTCCATGGCCAATCTCCCAGAAACCCTAATCTCGATCTCCTCATTATCCCCATCAAAGCAAAAGGATGCTCATGATGGTATTGTTAATCTTGATCATCATCGTCTCACCGGTGGTATATCATCCCAACGGCCCTATTTAAATCAATG GGCAGGGAGTTGTCAAGCAGAATATGGATACAGTAAGAAAAACAACCATGGAAGCGAGATTCATGTATATGATATTGATGACGATGTTGGTAATGGTGGTCGTATTAATGATGACGAGGATCATCAACATAATGATACTCTTCGTCGTGATAAACATAATACGACGCCTGTAGGAGTAGGGTGTACTTTAAAGATGAAGAAGCTTAAGACAAGAAGAAAAGTAAGGGAGCCTCGGTTTTGCTTTAAGACGCTAAGTGATGTTGATGTCTTAGATGATGGATATAGATGGAGAAAATATGGTCAGAAAGTTGTCAAAAACACTCAACATCCCAG GAGCTATTACAGATGCACACAGGACAAGTGTAGGGTGAAGAAGAGAGTGGAGAGATTAGCAGATGATCCAAGGATGGTAATCACAACTTACGAAGGAAGACATCTTCACCCTCCTTCTAATCATCTCGACGACGACTCTCTCTCCTACTCTCACCACTCTCCTCTCTCCAACTTCTTCTG GTTTTTTTAG
- the LOC106292248 gene encoding probable WRKY transcription factor 13 isoform X1: protein MGTINQGISLYDEPQNIINPNSNHLGFFLSFPNQTLSSSSSPSSSSPSLASSFLSHHSLNSFLQNNPPSFLTHPQDPINSMANLPETLISISSLSPSKQKDAHDGIVNLDHHRLTGGISSQRPYLNQWAGSCQAEYGYSKKNNHGSEIHVYDIDDDVGNGGRINDDEDHQHNDTLRRDKHNTTPVGVGCTLKMKKLKTRRKVREPRFCFKTLSDVDVLDDGYRWRKYGQKVVKNTQHPRSYYRCTQDKCRVKKRVERLADDPRMVITTYEGRHLHPPSNHLDDDSLSYSHHSPLSNFFWYVVLYV from the exons ATGGGTACGATAAACCAAGGAATCAGCTTGTACGATGAACCACAAAACATCATAAACCCTAATAGTAACCATCTGGGTTTTTTTCTCTCTTTCCCTAATCAAACACTATCTTCTTCTTCTTCTCCTTCATCATCATCTCCTTCTCTTGCGTCTTCATTTCTGAGTCATCACTCCTTAAACTCCTTCCTTCAAAATAACCCTCCTTCATTTCTAACTCATCCTCAAGATCCCATCAATTCCATGGCCAATCTCCCAGAAACCCTAATCTCGATCTCCTCATTATCCCCATCAAAGCAAAAGGATGCTCATGATGGTATTGTTAATCTTGATCATCATCGTCTCACCGGTGGTATATCATCCCAACGGCCCTATTTAAATCAATG GGCAGGGAGTTGTCAAGCAGAATATGGATACAGTAAGAAAAACAACCATGGAAGCGAGATTCATGTATATGATATTGATGACGATGTTGGTAATGGTGGTCGTATTAATGATGACGAGGATCATCAACATAATGATACTCTTCGTCGTGATAAACATAATACGACGCCTGTAGGAGTAGGGTGTACTTTAAAGATGAAGAAGCTTAAGACAAGAAGAAAAGTAAGGGAGCCTCGGTTTTGCTTTAAGACGCTAAGTGATGTTGATGTCTTAGATGATGGATATAGATGGAGAAAATATGGTCAGAAAGTTGTCAAAAACACTCAACATCCCAG GAGCTATTACAGATGCACACAGGACAAGTGTAGGGTGAAGAAGAGAGTGGAGAGATTAGCAGATGATCCAAGGATGGTAATCACAACTTACGAAGGAAGACATCTTCACCCTCCTTCTAATCATCTCGACGACGACTCTCTCTCCTACTCTCACCACTCTCCTCTCTCCAACTTCTTCTG GTACGTGGTTCTATATGTGTAA
- the LOC106292248 gene encoding probable WRKY transcription factor 13 isoform X3 — MGTINQGISLYDEPQNIINPNSNHLGFFLSFPNQTLSSSSSPSSSSPSLASSFLSHHSLNSFLQNNPPSFLTHPQDPINSMANLPETLISISSLSPSKQKDAHDGIVNLDHHRLTGGISSQRPYLNQWAGSCQAEYGYSKKNNHGSEIHVYDIDDDVGNGGRINDDEDHQHNDTLRRDKHNTTPVGVGCTLKMKKLKTRRKVREPRFCFKTLSDVDVLDDGYRWRKYGQKVVKNTQHPRSYYRCTQDKCRVKKRVERLADDPRMVITTYEGRHLHPPSNHLDDDSLSYSHHSPLSNFFW; from the exons ATGGGTACGATAAACCAAGGAATCAGCTTGTACGATGAACCACAAAACATCATAAACCCTAATAGTAACCATCTGGGTTTTTTTCTCTCTTTCCCTAATCAAACACTATCTTCTTCTTCTTCTCCTTCATCATCATCTCCTTCTCTTGCGTCTTCATTTCTGAGTCATCACTCCTTAAACTCCTTCCTTCAAAATAACCCTCCTTCATTTCTAACTCATCCTCAAGATCCCATCAATTCCATGGCCAATCTCCCAGAAACCCTAATCTCGATCTCCTCATTATCCCCATCAAAGCAAAAGGATGCTCATGATGGTATTGTTAATCTTGATCATCATCGTCTCACCGGTGGTATATCATCCCAACGGCCCTATTTAAATCAATG GGCAGGGAGTTGTCAAGCAGAATATGGATACAGTAAGAAAAACAACCATGGAAGCGAGATTCATGTATATGATATTGATGACGATGTTGGTAATGGTGGTCGTATTAATGATGACGAGGATCATCAACATAATGATACTCTTCGTCGTGATAAACATAATACGACGCCTGTAGGAGTAGGGTGTACTTTAAAGATGAAGAAGCTTAAGACAAGAAGAAAAGTAAGGGAGCCTCGGTTTTGCTTTAAGACGCTAAGTGATGTTGATGTCTTAGATGATGGATATAGATGGAGAAAATATGGTCAGAAAGTTGTCAAAAACACTCAACATCCCAG GAGCTATTACAGATGCACACAGGACAAGTGTAGGGTGAAGAAGAGAGTGGAGAGATTAGCAGATGATCCAAGGATGGTAATCACAACTTACGAAGGAAGACATCTTCACCCTCCTTCTAATCATCTCGACGACGACTCTCTCTCCTACTCTCACCACTCTCCTCTCTCCAACTTCTTCTGGTGA